A window of Desulfurellaceae bacterium genomic DNA:
GCCATGGGCGTCGGGGCGGGCATTGCCGCAGCCAAGATCGCGGATGAGGTCGGGCTCACCGTGAGTGTGATCGGTACGCCAGCCGAGGAGGGCGGCGGCGGGAAGATCCAGCTCCTGGAGCGCGGCGGCTTCAGCGGCATGCACGCGGCCATGATGGTGCATCCGGCCCCGCTGGATGTTGTCGAGTTTCCGATTATTGCGGCGTCCATGTTTGACGTGTGTTACACAGGCAAAGAGGCCCACGCCTCGGCGTTTCCCGAGCGTGGCATCAACGCCGCAGACGCGCTGACCGTCGCCCAGACGGCTATCGGTCTGCTGCGCCAGCACATCCGCTCCAGCGACCGCATTCACGGCATCATTACCAAGGGCGGCGACGCGCCAAACGTCATCCCGGCCCATACCAGGGCCAGCTATATGGTGCGAGCCAAGACGATTGGCGATCTGGCCGAGATCCAGGAAAAGGTCCGTCGCTGTTTTGAAGCCGGCGCCCTGGCGACCGGCGCGACTCTGGAGATCGTCGGCGACGAGAAACCCTATGCCGAAATGCACCACGACCCGGATATGGCGGCCGCCTACCGGCGCAACGCGGAAGCTCTGGGGCGCAGCTTCCCGGATCGTGGCTCGTCTCTAGAAAGGGCGGCCGGTTCGACCGACATGGGCAATGTCTCGCTGGCCCTGCCGTCAATCCACCCGGCGATTGGGATCGACTCGCTGCCGGCTGTCAACCATCAGCCCGAGTTCACCGCTCACTGCGTCAGCCCGGCCGCGGACAAAGCGGTCATCGACGGTGCGCTGGCCATGGCCTGGACCGCCATCGATCTGGCCACGGACACACAGATTCGTCAGCGCCTGTTGAGCAAAACGGCCTGAGCAGGGGTCAGCCTAGCGAAACAGGCCGGCGCTGGGCCAAAACCGGGCAGACATGCTCTGGTAGGTCTCTTCGTTCAAGAAGATATCGGCAAAGGAATCGGCCTCCGGGGCGATGAGATACAGCAGACATACCGACCCGACCATGGCGGCCGAGGTCCCCAGGTTGCCGTAATCGATCACTTTGAATGCCGTGCCGAACGAACGCTTGATCCGCGTGCTCATGAAATCCACGCTGAAGAGTTCGTCCAGGAGCAGGTGAAGGATATAGCCGATGCACACAAAGCTGCCGATGATCCAGGCCAGAAGCGGACGACAGGCAAAGACCACATAGCTCAGGTTGGTCATCAGCAGACCAAAAAACAGCCCGGCCGCCAGCGAATGAAAGATCCCTCGATGGACGGTGAAACGGGTAAAGACGAGCCAAGTCGGATAGCGGATAAAGACGTAGACAAACAGCCACAGCAGCCACAGTTCAAGCGTGGAATACTGATCGACATGGGCGAAGACCACTAAGAAGGCGGTCACAAAACCCAGGACGGTGAATAGAATCTGGATCGGGGTGGAATGGTCCGAGTCAATATCGGGCAGAATCCCGCCCAGGGTTCCGACGACCGACAGGGTCATGACCTCGCCCGGACTCGCCACTCCAGCCCCCAGACACACCGTCGACAACAGCCCGCTGCCCACTGCCGCCACCGTCACATGCGTCCGAAAATTGGCCATCCTTATTTCTTCCTCAAGCCGAGCAGCAGACCCAGACCGGCCATGCCCGCAGCCGGAATATTGCTGATGACAAACTCCCGAAAACTGCCGGCACGCGGCTGCATCCAGGCCACGAACGCCTCGTAGTACGCCTGTATGCCGGGCCAGTTCACCTCGACAAGGCTGACGTACTGCAAGCCGAACAGCGCCAGCAGCAGGCCGCCGACAATCACCAAGGTGAGCTTCAGGAAGAAGGCCAGGGCGTAGCCGAGGCTGAAGCCGGCCACAAAGCTGAAGCCGAGCCGCATAAGAGGTCCGGACCACTCCTGCAAATCGCGGCCGAAGGGCGTGGCCGGCGTCTCGCCGGAGGCGCTGAACTCACCGGGCTCGACGACGCCAATCTCGGCTTGGTCCAAAGGCTCATCCGGGATTTCGGCCAAGCCGTGTATCTCCTCCCCCCAGGACCCGGTCTGACTCGAACGCGTTTCTGTCGGTTCGGCCAAGCCGTCTATCTCGGCCATGTCCTGGTCCGAACGTTCCGGCAGGGGCTCGGCCAGTCCGTGTCCACCGAGCGCTCCTAGCCCAAGAACAAGCGCAAGGACAAAGAACGCTTTGCGCCAGCAAGAGGGACTGACACTGGCCCCTATCGGATGGTGCGGTGATTGGTGTAACGGACGATTCTTTGTGCGCCTGTCGCTCATCCTCAACATCCCCCCTCCTCCGGCTGTCCGCTGACCCCTTCACATTACCGAGCTTTGTGAACAATGGCCAGAGGCAGGCCCGTAGGCAGCGTCGCTCAGCCCGCCGCTTCGCGCAGTGTGTCGGCAAAGCGGCGCATCTCGGCAAACAGCTGGGGAGCCTGGTCGGTGGTGGTCAGCATGGACAGTTCGTGCAGACCGAGGGCTGCATACGCCCGGGCAGCCGCCACTGACACGTCCGGCATGCTCAGGGTGGTGATCTCCAGCTGATTGAAATCCCGCCCGGCCGCTTCCACCATGTCCCGCAGCTTGTGTATTTTTTGCTCCAGCTCGGCCAGGGGCAGGGCCACCGGCTGCCAGCCGTCACCCCAGCTGACCACACGACGCAGGGCCGGCAGCGAATTGCCGCCCACCCAGATCGGAGGATGGGGCTGCTGGACGGGATACGGACCAAAGTTCACATCCCGGTCCAGCGTCACATACCTGCCCGAGATGCGCGGATGTTCGTCCGTCCACAGGGCTTTGATGACGCGGGCATACTCATCGCTCATCGCCGCCCGTTCGGCAAACGGCAGGCCCAGAAACCCAAACTCATCCTGCATCCAGCCGATGCCCACGCCGCAGATCAGGCGTCCGGCCGACAGCCGGTCGATGGTGGCAAACATCTTGGCCGTGACCGCGGGATGGCGGTAGGGCAGCAGAATGACGCTTGTGCCCAGACGCAGCCTTTGGGTCGCCGCAGCCAGGTAGGCCAGGGTCACAAAGCAGTCGGGCCAGTCGTGCTCCTGGTACACGGCCCAGGGCGGATTGTCTATCTTGAGGGGAAAAGGGGTCTGGATCTGACGGGCCGGAACAACGTGGTCGCCGATCAGGATGGTCGAAAAGCCCAGGTCTTCGGCCAGCTGGGCCATATCCCGCAAGACCGCCGGGTCGGTCACCGACGAGCCGCTGTTGACATGCACACCGTAGCGCATGAGGTCCTCCTTTCTCACGCCTCAGCAGCGTATTCGGCAGAGTATGCGGCCAAGCCGGCCGTGTCCAGGCTTGATCGCTTGACACGGCGCCGAGCGGCTGCCATGTTCGCGCCAGCGCTGAACCATTCGGCTCGACACACAAAGGAGTTGCCATGCCCCTGCCCGCCAGCAGCAGCTTCCCCCTCGCCCCCGATCTGTCCATATGTCGCCTCCTCAACGGGATGTGGCAGGTCTCCGGGGCGCACGGCAGCATCGACCCCAAGGCCGCCATCGCAAACATGTTCGACTACCATACGGCAGGCTTTCACACCTGGGATCTGGCCGACCACTACGGTCCAGCCGAGGATTTCATCGGCGAGTTTCGGCGTCAGCTTATCGCCGACCAGGGCGAGGCTGCATGGTCAGGCGTCCAAGCCTTTACCAAATGGGTGCCGCGGCCCGGCCGCATGACACGCCAGATTGTCGAGGCCAATATCACCCGCTCGCTCCGCCGTATGGATGTCGCCAGCCTGGACCTGCTCCAGTTTCACTGGTGGGAGTATTTCGATGAGCGCTATCTGGACGCGCTCAGGCATCTGGCTGACCTGCGTGACGAGGGAAAAATTCGCCATCTGGCGCTGACCAATTTTGACACAGCGCATCTCAAAACGATTACCGAGGCCGGTATCCGGGTGGTTTCCAACCAGGTTCAGTTCTCGCTGATCGACCGACGCCCGGAAGTCGAGATGATCCCCTTCTGCCAGGAACACGACATCAGCCTGCTGACCTATGGCACGGTGTGCGGTGGCCTGCTGTCCGAGAAATACCTCGACCACCCCGAGCCGAGCCGCAGGATTCTCAACACGGCCAGCTTGCAGAAATACAAGGACATGATTGACGCCTGGGGCGGCTGGGACCTGTTTCAGGAACTGCTCACCATCCTCAAAGCCATCGCCGAGAAACACGCGGTGAGCATTGCCAATGTCGCCACCCGCTATATTCTCGACCGGCCGGCTGTCGCCGGGGTCATCCTGGGCGTGCGACTGGGGGTCTCAGACCACCGCCAGGACAACGCCCGGGTGTTCGATGTCGGTCTGGACGCGGCTGATATCGGCCAGATTGAAGCCGTGCTGGCAAAGTCGCGCGATCTGTTTCGGCTGATTGGAGACTGCGGGGATGAATACCGGAACTGAGGACGTGCTTCGGCTCAGCCTCAGGCCGCTGCGGAGATACCTGTCCATTCGTTCACTACGGCAAATGTCAATCCGACAGGTCTTTAAGTCGTTTGTAATTTCTCAGTGACCCAACGATTGACAAGGGTTTCAGGAGAAATTCCACGCGTGCGGGCTTCGGCTTCGAGTCGAGCATACAGCTCAGGGTCGAGAGTGATCCGACGCCGACGCTGGGCACGGAGTTCAAAGGAGACCTCAGGCGTTTCTTCGGCGTAGTCGGCGAGGCTGTGAGAATCCCAAAACGCTCCAATCTCTTCCAGAGTACTGGCCTGAGAGATGGTCGTCCGTCCCTCTTGATCACTTTCGCTCATGACGTCTCCGCTCCTTTCTGTCCATATCGCGGGCACTCAGGATCAAGGCCATGTTATTCTCTTTATGGATAAAAAAGACAATGACGTAGCGTCCCGCATCGGTCTGTCCTGTTGCCGCATAGACATTCTCTCCTGGGCGATGTCCCCGCTCAACAAACCAGTACCCAGGTTGGTTAAAGAATACCTCTTCTACTTCATCCTGATTCAGGTGGTGCTTCCTCGCAAGCTTACTGATGATATCAGGAAGCCAAATGAAGCCGTCGATCCTCATGACGACAACATCTCTGGAAAGAGAGCACCCTTCGAGGTTTTATATCTCTGACCCTCAATCGGCTTTGCCTAGACCGTCGCCAGGGGCACGGCCACTCCGGGTACGTCTACCCGGGTGTGAAAAATCGTGCCCTTGCGGTTCGGGTCTTCGGTATTGTCGGCGGTCACGATGTACAGGTCGCGCCGGTCCTGGCCGCCGAAACACAGGCTGGTGACCGCCTTGGCCGGCACCTCAACAGTATGATCGATCGTTCCGTCGGGCGCAAAACAGGTGGCGCAGCCCCCGCCATACACGGCCACCCACACCCGGCCGGACTCGTCAACCGCCAGGCCGTCGGGCACCTCGTCGAGGGTGGCAAACACACGCCGATTGGTCGCCGTTCCGTCCGGGCTGATGTCATGCACGACGACCTGCTTGACCGCACTGTCGGCGTGATAGAGCAGCCTGCCGTCTGGAGACGCGCCGATGCCGTTCGTAATGCCGATGTTCCCGTACACCTCGATCGCCTGCCCCTCGGCTTCGATCCGCCACAGCTCGCCCGGCACCTGGCTGGTCAGCTTGAACGGGTCGGACCGTAAGGCTCCGGCGTAGACCCGGCCGGCGCCGTCGGTGAAGATATCGTTGAAGCCGGGAATATCATCGCGCTGAAACAGGATGCGACTGGTTCCGTCCTTGACGTGGCAGATGTTCTTGCCGGAGACGACCACTCCGCCGTCGGCGTGCAGCGCAATCCCCCCCACGCCCCGCCGTTTCGGCACAACCGTGCCGATCTCGCCACCCGGCGAGCGGCGGTACACCCCACCGTTTGTGACATCGCTAAAAAACAGATTTCCGTCCGCGTCCACCCGGGGTCCTTCGATCAGGCCATAGCCTGAGGCAATTGTTTCCAGCATGGGTTCCTCCCTTTTGGTCAGCCCGAAATTGGTCAGCCTGGACAAGGGCGGCTGCGCCCTTGTCCAGCTTATAGCCTGCGAAATTCCGGTTGCCAAACCCCGGCGGAGTGGACTATAAGGCAGGGAGATCAACCCAAACCGTACGCTGCGGCGTGCAAAGGAGGTAGTGCTGATGAGTGCAGAAGAGAACAAAAAACTGGTGCTGGGTTTCTTTGAAGACATGTCGGCCGGCAACGCCGAAGCGTTTCTGGGCGCCATGGCCGATAATGCGACCTGGTGGATCGCCGGGGAGCCCAAGAACTTTCCGCTGGCCGGCACAAAGACAAAGGCCGAGTTCACCCAGGTGATCCAGGGCATGGGCGACGCCATGCCCAACGGCCTGAAGATCACGGCCAAGGGCGTGACCGCCGAGGGCAACCGGGTCGCGGTCGAAGCCGAATCCTACGGCGAACACGCCAACGGCAAGATCTACAACAACTTCTACCACTTCCTGATCGAGTGCGAGAGCGGCAAGATCACCGCCGTCCGCGAGTACCTCGACACCATGCACGCCAACGACGTGCTGGCCGGCTAAGAGACTCATCAGACTTGGCCCCGGGTCCGGGGCCGCACAGTGGGGGCACGGGAGACCGTGCCCTTTTTTGTCAGACCGGCCAGAACATCCTTCTGGCCTGGGCCTTGAGTTCGGGCTGAAAATCCGGGTGGGCAATCTCGATAAGCGCCTCGGCCCGCTGACGCTGGGTCTTGCCCTGGAGATTCACAATGCCGAACTCGGTCACCACATAGTCTGCATACTGGCGCGGGGTGGTGAGCGTGCTGCCCGGCTCAAGCATGGGCACGATCCGGGACAGCTGGCCCCTTTTGGCCGTGGAGGGCAGGACCATGATGGAGCGCCCGCCGTGTGAGTACATCGCGCCCATCATGAACGTCATCTGCCCGCCAATGCCCGAGTACATCTGGGGGCCGAGCGACTCGGCCGCAGCCTGACCCGTCAGGTCAATGGCCAGGGTGCTGTTGACCGCCACCTGATGATTTTGGGCGGCGATATTCAGCAGCGAGTTGGTGTACAGCACGCTGTACAGCTCAAAGGCCGGGTTATTGTCCACGAACTCCAGGTCGGCCCCGCCCACGACCATGGCGGCGACAGCCTTGCCCTGGTGGCTGGTTTTGTATTTGCCGGTGGCTATGCCGCGTTTCACCAGTTCAACGTGACTGGCGGTCATGATCTCACTGTGGATGCCGAGATCGTTACGGTCCATCAGAAACAGGCCGATCGCCTCGGAAATAGCCCCGATACCCATCTGGACCGTATCGCCGTCACGAATCAGACCGGCGGCAAACTCACCGATCACTTCGAGCGTACCCCGTTCTTCGACCGGCGGCGGAGCCGTGCCGACCGGAAAGGGCGCCGTTTCCTCGACCAGATAGTCGATTTCCGAGACGTGAATCCAGTTATCGCCGTGGGTCCGGATAAAGGTCGGATCGACCTCGGCGACAAAGCATGTGGCCGCCCTGGCCGCGTCTTTGTTGTACCACAGGGCGTTGCCAAAGCTGCAATAGCCCCGCTCGTCGGGCGGCGAGACCACGCCGTAGAAGATATCGGCCTGCCAGGTGTTGGTGCGTCCATCCTCCACCTGCTTGGCGTACTGCGGATAGTCCAGAGGCAGAAAGTCCACATAGTGTTGCTGCATGCCCTGGCGGCAGCCCGCGCCCACATAATCGACGATCAGGTGGAAGGACTGCTCGTAGCCCGGCTCGTTCCAGATCGGGTGGTTGTACAGCGGAAAGCACTGGATCAGCGTCACATCCTCGAGCTGGCCGTTGCGCTTGGCCAGGGCGTCCAGAATGGGAATCGGCGGTTTGCCGATGTGGAGACGGACAAGCTGGCCGGAGATGGTCAGCTGGGCCGCAGCTTGGGCAGAAATGAGTTTGTCTTTATAGGTGTGTTGCCAGGGTTCCATACGTCTTCTCCAACTAGTCTGGCCTCGCTCCTCTTAGCTGAGCAAGGCTTGAAATGTCTCCGCTGTCCAGTCCGCGTCTCGAAGGATGCTTCTCAGAACCTTGGGGTGAACAATCTTGCCGGCGTGGTAAGGAACTGTCACCCTTTTGCCTCGATCATTTCTGTAGATCTTATGACTCCCACTCTGACGGGCAAGAAAGAATCCACCCCTCTCCAAGGCTCTGATTATCTCAGCCGCAGTCACCCGCGGGAGCTTATCGCTCATACCGCAATTTCTAGCGCGGTCAGACTCACTGATTCGGTTTGAGGAATATCTTCCCCGGCGGCCAACCGGTCTTCGATATGGAGACGAATAGCGTCCTCCATATTTTCCAGAGCTTGTTCGTACGTTTCTCCCTGCGTGTAACAGCCTTGGAGCTCAGGACACAGCGCAAAGTAACCGTCCTGATCTCTTTCAACGACTACACAAAATCGATAGGTATCCATGCCGTGTTCCCCGCCCGCCGGTAGCCGGCCTCAGTCAGCGAGCCCACCTCACAATACTAGCCCACCAGGCTATGGCCGCCATCGACAAACAGGGTGGTGCCGGTCATGAAGGTGTTGGCATCCGACGCCAGAAAGATCACTGAAGGTTTGATTTCCGGGGGGTTGCCGACCCGCTGCATCGGAATCCTGGCGATAATGCCCTTGCCGCCCTTGGTCGCCCAGAAACCGGCGTTCATCGGCGTCTCAAAATAGCCCGGGCACAGGGCGTTGACCCGGATGTTGTCCCGGGCCCACTCCAGGGCCAGGGTGCGCGTGAAATGGACCAGGGCGGCCTTGGTCGCCCCGTAGGCCGCCATATAGCGGGCCACAATCTGCGAGAACAGCGAGGAGACGTTGATGATTGTGCCTTTTTTGCGCTTGGCCATTTCCGCACCGACGTGTTTGGCACAGAACACCGGTCCCTTGAGGTTCAGGTTCATGTAGCTGTCCCACTCCTCCTCGGCCAGATCCCGAATCGGCGTCGTGCCGCCCATGCCGGCGTTGTTGATCAGGATATCGATCCGGCCATACTCGGCCATGACCTGCCCGACCATACGCTCGATATCGGCCTCGCTGGTCACATCGGCCGCCACGCCAATCACCCGGCGGCCGCTGGCCTGGCGAATCTCGGCTGCAACCCTGTCCAGATCGGCCTGGGTGCGGCTGATCAGGGCCAGGTCGGCGCCGACCTCGGCCAGCCCATAGGCCATCTGCTCGCCCAGGCCCTTGCTCCCGCCGGTGATCAGCGCCACCTTACCCGTCAGGTCAAAATAGGGAATGGTCATACGGATTTCCTCAGCACCCCAGCTGGCGGGCAATCACCATCCGCTGCACCTCGCTGGTGCCCTCGCCAATGGTCAGGATCTTTGAGTCGAGGTAAAAGCGTGACACCGGGAAGTCCCGCGTATAGCCGTAACCGCCGTGAATCTGGACCGCTTCCTCAGCCGCCTTGACCGCAATCTCGGACGAAGCCAGCTTGGCCATGGCAGCCTCTTTGGCGTACGGGCGGCCCTGGTCGCGCAGCCCGGCGGCGCGGTAGACCATGAGCCGGGCCATATCGACCTGGGTGGCCATGTCCGCCAGCTTGAACTGAATCGCCTGGTGCGAGGCCAGCGGCTTGCCAAAGGTCTTACGCTCCTGGGCGTACCGGAGCGACATGTTCAGACACGCCTCGGCCAGCGACAGGCCGAGCGTGGCGACCGAGATCCGGCCGCACTCCAGGGTCTTGAGAAAGGCCCGGAAGCCGGAGCCGTCCTGGCCCAGCAGATTCTCGCGCGGCACCCGCACGTTCTCAAATACCTGCTCGCGGGTATCGACCGTATGCCAGCCGATCTTCTTATAAGGCTGGCCGACCGTATAGCCGGGCGTGTCTTTGGGAATGATGATGGCCCGGTAGGCCCGCTTGCCGTTGCCGCCCGCGCTGTCCGCAGTCAGCGCCACCAGCCCATAGCTGAGCGGTGTGCCGGCGTTGGAGATAAAACACTTTGTGCCGTTGACGACCCACGAGTCGCCCTCCAGGCGCGAGATCGTCTGGATGTTGGCCGCGTCCGAGCCGGCCTGCGGCTCGGTCAGGCCAAACGCGCCCAGGCGTTCCCCGCGCGCCAGCGGGGTGAGCCACTTATGCTTCTGCTCCTCGGTGCCGAAGTGCAGAAAAGGCAGCGAGCCGATCGTCAGATGGGCTTGCAGGGTGGTGGCAATCGACTGATCAACCTTGCCCAGCTCTTCGAGAGCCGCCACCATGGCCATGGTACCGGCGCCGGTGCCCCCGTACTCCTCGGGGATGAGCAGGCCCATCAGCTGTAGGTCGGCCAGCTTGTGAAAGATCTCGGTCGGAAAATACTCGGCATCAAACCACTCGTCGGCGTAGGGTGCGATCTCCTTGCGGGCAAAATCGCGACACAAGTCTTTGAGCATCTGCTGTTCGGCGCTCAGTTCAAAATCCATACCATCTCACCTCTGTTCGGCGGTCGTATCCACCCGGCATCTTTCCTCCGGCCCTGCCTAAAGTCAAGAAGAAGGCCCCGCCCGCTGGCGCGGCGTTCTTGTATCTTGCGGGTGGGGCTGATAGCTGACTGCTGGAACAAAGGAGGACAGCATGACACGCCCCATTCAATTTGGTCTGTTTCAGCCCCAGGTCGGCCTCCCCTTCCCGGCCATCAGCGAGCGCGCCCTGGCCTGCGAGGAAGCCGGCTTTCACTCCATCTGGGTGACCGATCACATGTGGGTCGGCGGTCTTCCGCAGATCGATTTTTTGGAGGGCTGGACGCTCATGTCGGCGCTGGCCGCCGCTACCAACACGATTCGGATCGGCAGTCTGGTAATGTGTAACTCGTTTCGCAACCCCGCCTTTCTGGCCAAGATGGCTGCCTCGCTCGACAACATCAGCCAGGGCCGGCTCGAACTCGGGCTGGGCGCGGGCTGGATGAAGGCCGAGTATCTGGGCTACGGCTACGAGTTTCCGTCCGGCGGCACGCGGGCCAATCAGCTGAAAGAGGGGGTCGAGATCATCAAGAAGATGTTCACCGAGGACAAAGCCTCCTACCAGGGCGAGCACTATACGATCAGCAATGCCTACAACAACCCGAAACCGGTCCAGCAGCCCTATCCGCCCATCACCATTGGCGCGGCCGCCGAGCGCAAGATGCTCAAAACCGTGGCCCAGCACGCCGACCGTTGGAACTGCCCGGCTGCGGTCGCCCACCGCCTGGAAAAGAAGTGGGGCGTCATCACCGAACACTGCAACACGGTCGGACGCGACCCCCAAGAGATCGAGATCTCCGAACAGGTGGTGGTGGTGCTGGGTAAGGATGAACCGGCCTTTGAGGCCAAATGGCCCATCGCCAAAAAGACCCTGGGACGCCTGGCCGACCTCGACAAGACGGCCCTGCGCGGCACGCCGGCCCAGGTCATCGAGGGCATCAAAGAGAAAAATGCCAAGGGTGTCAGCCTGTTCACGATGGTCTTCAGCGATATGGCCCAGGACGATTTTCTGGATACCCTGGAGCTGTTTGCCAGCGAGGTGATGCCCGCGTTTCGGTAGTCAGTAGATAATGATCCTTCTGTGTCCAAATCCGAGGGGCGGGTCCGAACGCGGTCTGACCTGGGCGTGGCTCTTGATACCGCCAATCAGGTGCCAGCCGATGCCGACCAGCTTGCCGTCGTTGAAGATGTAGGGCGTGAACTCGTCGTCAGTCGTAATGCCGTCCCGCTGGTGGCTGGTTCGCATATAGAATATCTC
This region includes:
- a CDS encoding M20 family metallopeptidase is translated as MDAKSGAQERFDSVRDEMLALSHRIHANPELGYEEEKAAAWLSETLDAAGFQVETGICDIPTAFVGRAGSGPLHIGICAEYDCLPEIGHACGHNIIAAMGVGAGIAAAKIADEVGLTVSVIGTPAEEGGGGKIQLLERGGFSGMHAAMMVHPAPLDVVEFPIIAASMFDVCYTGKEAHASAFPERGINAADALTVAQTAIGLLRQHIRSSDRIHGIITKGGDAPNVIPAHTRASYMVRAKTIGDLAEIQEKVRRCFEAGALATGATLEIVGDEKPYAEMHHDPDMAAAYRRNAEALGRSFPDRGSSLERAAGSTDMGNVSLALPSIHPAIGIDSLPAVNHQPEFTAHCVSPAADKAVIDGALAMAWTAIDLATDTQIRQRLLSKTA
- a CDS encoding metal-dependent hydrolase → MANFRTHVTVAAVGSGLLSTVCLGAGVASPGEVMTLSVVGTLGGILPDIDSDHSTPIQILFTVLGFVTAFLVVFAHVDQYSTLELWLLWLFVYVFIRYPTWLVFTRFTVHRGIFHSLAAGLFFGLLMTNLSYVVFACRPLLAWIIGSFVCIGYILHLLLDELFSVDFMSTRIKRSFGTAFKVIDYGNLGTSAAMVGSVCLLYLIAPEADSFADIFLNEETYQSMSARFWPSAGLFR
- a CDS encoding LLM class F420-dependent oxidoreductase; the encoded protein is MRYGVHVNSGSSVTDPAVLRDMAQLAEDLGFSTILIGDHVVPARQIQTPFPLKIDNPPWAVYQEHDWPDCFVTLAYLAAATQRLRLGTSVILLPYRHPAVTAKMFATIDRLSAGRLICGVGIGWMQDEFGFLGLPFAERAAMSDEYARVIKALWTDEHPRISGRYVTLDRDVNFGPYPVQQPHPPIWVGGNSLPALRRVVSWGDGWQPVALPLAELEQKIHKLRDMVEAAGRDFNQLEITTLSMPDVSVAAARAYAALGLHELSMLTTTDQAPQLFAEMRRFADTLREAAG
- a CDS encoding aldo/keto reductase; amino-acid sequence: MPLPASSSFPLAPDLSICRLLNGMWQVSGAHGSIDPKAAIANMFDYHTAGFHTWDLADHYGPAEDFIGEFRRQLIADQGEAAWSGVQAFTKWVPRPGRMTRQIVEANITRSLRRMDVASLDLLQFHWWEYFDERYLDALRHLADLRDEGKIRHLALTNFDTAHLKTITEAGIRVVSNQVQFSLIDRRPEVEMIPFCQEHDISLLTYGTVCGGLLSEKYLDHPEPSRRILNTASLQKYKDMIDAWGGWDLFQELLTILKAIAEKHAVSIANVATRYILDRPAVAGVILGVRLGVSDHRQDNARVFDVGLDAADIGQIEAVLAKSRDLFRLIGDCGDEYRN
- a CDS encoding BrnT family toxin; translated protein: MRIDGFIWLPDIISKLARKHHLNQDEVEEVFFNQPGYWFVERGHRPGENVYAATGQTDAGRYVIVFFIHKENNMALILSARDMDRKERRRHERK
- a CDS encoding SMP-30/gluconolactonase/LRE family protein, producing the protein MLETIASGYGLIEGPRVDADGNLFFSDVTNGGVYRRSPGGEIGTVVPKRRGVGGIALHADGGVVVSGKNICHVKDGTSRILFQRDDIPGFNDIFTDGAGRVYAGALRSDPFKLTSQVPGELWRIEAEGQAIEVYGNIGITNGIGASPDGRLLYHADSAVKQVVVHDISPDGTATNRRVFATLDEVPDGLAVDESGRVWVAVYGGGCATCFAPDGTIDHTVEVPAKAVTSLCFGGQDRRDLYIVTADNTEDPNRKGTIFHTRVDVPGVAVPLATV
- a CDS encoding nuclear transport factor 2 family protein, with the translated sequence MSAEENKKLVLGFFEDMSAGNAEAFLGAMADNATWWIAGEPKNFPLAGTKTKAEFTQVIQGMGDAMPNGLKITAKGVTAEGNRVAVEAESYGEHANGKIYNNFYHFLIECESGKITAVREYLDTMHANDVLAG
- a CDS encoding acetyl-CoA hydrolase/transferase family protein, with translation MEPWQHTYKDKLISAQAAAQLTISGQLVRLHIGKPPIPILDALAKRNGQLEDVTLIQCFPLYNHPIWNEPGYEQSFHLIVDYVGAGCRQGMQQHYVDFLPLDYPQYAKQVEDGRTNTWQADIFYGVVSPPDERGYCSFGNALWYNKDAARAATCFVAEVDPTFIRTHGDNWIHVSEIDYLVEETAPFPVGTAPPPVEERGTLEVIGEFAAGLIRDGDTVQMGIGAISEAIGLFLMDRNDLGIHSEIMTASHVELVKRGIATGKYKTSHQGKAVAAMVVGGADLEFVDNNPAFELYSVLYTNSLLNIAAQNHQVAVNSTLAIDLTGQAAAESLGPQMYSGIGGQMTFMMGAMYSHGGRSIMVLPSTAKRGQLSRIVPMLEPGSTLTTPRQYADYVVTEFGIVNLQGKTQRQRAEALIEIAHPDFQPELKAQARRMFWPV
- a CDS encoding type II toxin-antitoxin system HicA family toxin, with translation MSDKLPRVTAAEIIRALERGGFFLARQSGSHKIYRNDRGKRVTVPYHAGKIVHPKVLRSILRDADWTAETFQALLS
- a CDS encoding type II toxin-antitoxin system HicB family antitoxin is translated as MDTYRFCVVVERDQDGYFALCPELQGCYTQGETYEQALENMEDAIRLHIEDRLAAGEDIPQTESVSLTALEIAV
- a CDS encoding SDR family oxidoreductase, with translation MTIPYFDLTGKVALITGGSKGLGEQMAYGLAEVGADLALISRTQADLDRVAAEIRQASGRRVIGVAADVTSEADIERMVGQVMAEYGRIDILINNAGMGGTTPIRDLAEEEWDSYMNLNLKGPVFCAKHVGAEMAKRKKGTIINVSSLFSQIVARYMAAYGATKAALVHFTRTLALEWARDNIRVNALCPGYFETPMNAGFWATKGGKGIIARIPMQRVGNPPEIKPSVIFLASDANTFMTGTTLFVDGGHSLVG
- a CDS encoding acyl-CoA dehydrogenase family protein, producing the protein MDFELSAEQQMLKDLCRDFARKEIAPYADEWFDAEYFPTEIFHKLADLQLMGLLIPEEYGGTGAGTMAMVAALEELGKVDQSIATTLQAHLTIGSLPFLHFGTEEQKHKWLTPLARGERLGAFGLTEPQAGSDAANIQTISRLEGDSWVVNGTKCFISNAGTPLSYGLVALTADSAGGNGKRAYRAIIIPKDTPGYTVGQPYKKIGWHTVDTREQVFENVRVPRENLLGQDGSGFRAFLKTLECGRISVATLGLSLAEACLNMSLRYAQERKTFGKPLASHQAIQFKLADMATQVDMARLMVYRAAGLRDQGRPYAKEAAMAKLASSEIAVKAAEEAVQIHGGYGYTRDFPVSRFYLDSKILTIGEGTSEVQRMVIARQLGC
- a CDS encoding LLM class flavin-dependent oxidoreductase, producing the protein MTRPIQFGLFQPQVGLPFPAISERALACEEAGFHSIWVTDHMWVGGLPQIDFLEGWTLMSALAAATNTIRIGSLVMCNSFRNPAFLAKMAASLDNISQGRLELGLGAGWMKAEYLGYGYEFPSGGTRANQLKEGVEIIKKMFTEDKASYQGEHYTISNAYNNPKPVQQPYPPITIGAAAERKMLKTVAQHADRWNCPAAVAHRLEKKWGVITEHCNTVGRDPQEIEISEQVVVVLGKDEPAFEAKWPIAKKTLGRLADLDKTALRGTPAQVIEGIKEKNAKGVSLFTMVFSDMAQDDFLDTLELFASEVMPAFR